In Methanosarcina barkeri MS, a single window of DNA contains:
- the fhcD gene encoding formylmethanofuran--tetrahydromethanopterin N-formyltransferase — translation MEINGVEIEDTYAEAFPIKIARVLITAATKRWALVAATEATGFATSVIMCPAEAGIEKLASPSETPDGRPGVYVQICTFKYEALEEQLLERIGQCVLTAPTTAVFNGLPEAEKQFNVGFKLKFFSDGMESETQIAGRKVFKMPIMEGDFLAEENIGAIAGIAGGNFFIFGDSQMTALTAAEAAVDAIAELEGTITPFPGGIVASGSKSGANKYKFLKATANERFCPSIKDKVENTEIPADVNAVYEIVINGLDEENIKAAMKAGIKAAVTVPGVKKISAGNYGGKLGKYQFKLHELF, via the coding sequence ATGGAAATCAACGGAGTAGAAATCGAAGATACATATGCAGAAGCGTTTCCGATCAAAATTGCACGGGTACTCATAACAGCTGCTACCAAGCGCTGGGCCCTTGTGGCAGCTACTGAAGCTACAGGCTTTGCAACATCCGTTATAATGTGTCCTGCTGAAGCCGGAATTGAGAAATTAGCAAGCCCCAGCGAGACTCCTGATGGCAGACCTGGAGTTTATGTCCAGATCTGCACTTTCAAGTACGAAGCTCTGGAAGAGCAGCTCCTTGAAAGAATTGGACAGTGTGTACTTACAGCCCCTACAACTGCAGTCTTTAATGGACTTCCTGAAGCTGAAAAACAGTTTAATGTAGGCTTTAAACTCAAGTTCTTCTCAGACGGCATGGAATCCGAAACCCAAATTGCAGGCCGCAAGGTATTTAAGATGCCAATTATGGAAGGAGACTTCCTGGCCGAAGAAAATATAGGAGCTATAGCTGGAATTGCAGGCGGAAACTTCTTCATCTTCGGAGACTCCCAGATGACCGCCCTGACCGCAGCCGAAGCTGCTGTTGATGCAATTGCAGAACTTGAAGGTACAATTACCCCCTTCCCTGGTGGCATTGTAGCCAGCGGATCTAAATCCGGAGCAAACAAATACAAGTTCCTGAAAGCTACTGCTAACGAGAGATTCTGCCCTTCCATAAAGGATAAGGTTGAAAACACTGAAATCCCGGCAGATGTCAATGCTGTTTATGAAATTGTTATTAACGGGCTTGATGAAGAAAACATAAAAGCTGCCATGAAAGCAGGAATTAAAGCCGCTGTAACTGTTCCGGGCGTTAAGAAAATATCAGCAGGAAACTATGGCGGAAAGCTTGGTAAATATCAGTTTAAACTTCACGAACTCTTCTGA
- a CDS encoding TraB/GumN family protein: MSKPEITDSQDKDPDYNFHSTSQESMYSMDKLVTESAENSTSVGKAKISGSSINMPQEEKTSVTASKIEPDELETKLDISSEIIAESIPDSASEVSIPSSFQFSDAHQAEYQPSKIVLIGTAHVSEKSVAEVKAAIRDLKPDIVAVELCRGRYDSLKGNVQEKQVPIKDILSEGKVNYYVIHWLLAYVQKKIGEDMGVRPGAEMLSAMEEAESIGAKVALIDRDIQVTLQRFWGKMKFLEKVKMIGSLLGGLIGIGKGTEIDIDKITETDVVTGLVNELRDFAPTAAEVLIDERDAYLAGSILRVAAGGNKTVVVVIGAGHKPGVTKYLKNPKSIPPLDSLMQIPKKRIGLGKIVGFAFVAVIVGFFLLLLLSGVPLKLLLIAFGWWFIITGTLSAIGTLLAGGHPYSVLTAFSVAWLTTLHPLIAAGWFAGLVEAKQRNPTTADLKALAGVETFREMFKNKFMRVLLVASFANIGSMTGTVVAAYVMLHVTGIDPRDVLLSGFNALGL, encoded by the coding sequence ATGAGCAAACCTGAAATTACAGATTCTCAGGACAAGGACCCTGACTATAATTTTCATAGTACATCTCAGGAGTCAATGTATTCTATGGACAAACTTGTGACCGAATCCGCAGAAAACTCAACTTCTGTCGGAAAGGCTAAAATTTCTGGTTCTTCAATTAATATGCCACAAGAAGAAAAAACTTCTGTGACAGCATCCAAGATAGAACCTGACGAGCTTGAAACAAAGCTTGACATAAGTTCCGAAATTATTGCAGAATCTATTCCTGATTCGGCTTCCGAAGTTTCAATTCCTTCATCTTTTCAATTCTCTGATGCACATCAGGCTGAGTATCAGCCATCAAAAATTGTGCTTATAGGAACTGCCCATGTTTCTGAAAAGAGTGTTGCCGAGGTTAAGGCCGCTATAAGGGATCTAAAACCGGATATTGTGGCTGTCGAGCTTTGCAGGGGACGTTATGATTCCCTGAAGGGCAATGTGCAGGAAAAACAGGTCCCTATTAAGGACATTCTTTCTGAAGGTAAGGTTAACTATTACGTCATTCACTGGCTGCTTGCCTATGTGCAGAAAAAGATCGGTGAGGATATGGGTGTAAGACCCGGAGCCGAGATGCTTTCCGCAATGGAGGAAGCCGAGTCTATAGGAGCTAAAGTTGCCTTAATTGACCGTGATATCCAGGTGACTCTTCAGCGTTTCTGGGGAAAAATGAAGTTTCTGGAAAAAGTCAAGATGATCGGCTCCCTGTTAGGTGGACTAATAGGAATAGGAAAAGGAACCGAAATAGACATTGATAAAATTACGGAAACCGATGTTGTAACTGGTCTTGTAAATGAACTTAGAGATTTTGCCCCGACTGCAGCTGAGGTTCTCATTGATGAAAGGGACGCATATCTTGCAGGAAGTATCCTCAGGGTTGCGGCAGGTGGAAACAAAACTGTTGTCGTGGTAATTGGAGCCGGGCATAAGCCAGGAGTAACTAAGTACCTGAAGAACCCGAAAAGCATTCCTCCTCTGGATAGTCTTATGCAGATTCCAAAGAAACGTATAGGTCTTGGAAAGATTGTTGGCTTTGCTTTTGTTGCCGTTATAGTTGGATTCTTTTTATTACTGCTGCTTTCTGGCGTTCCACTTAAACTCCTGTTAATAGCCTTTGGATGGTGGTTTATTATTACAGGAACCCTCAGTGCAATCGGTACTTTACTTGCAGGTGGACATCCTTACTCAGTTCTGACTGCCTTTTCGGTTGCCTGGCTGACTACTCTGCACCCTCTTATTGCCGCAGGCTGGTTTGCTGGTCTCGTAGAAGCAAAACAGAGAAATCCTACTACCGCAGACTTAAAAGCCCTGGCAGGAGTAGAAACCTTCAGGGAAATGTTCAAAAATAAGTTCATGCGAGTCCTCCTTGTCGCAAGCTTTGCAAACATAGGAAGTATGACAGGGACCGTCGTTGCAGCTTATGTCATGCTGCATGTAACTGGCATTGATCCAAGAGATGTTCTACTTTCTGGGTTCAATGCACTTGGACTCTAA